Within the Miscanthus floridulus cultivar M001 chromosome 17, ASM1932011v1, whole genome shotgun sequence genome, the region ATGACTTCTACTGGCCCGGATGGAAAGAAGAATACTCGTTATCCGTTGGCGGCTGTGATGACCCCGATGAAGCCTTCGACTCAAGGAACTCTGGGTCCGGGGACTTCTGAGGGGCGCGAAGCCTGCGATAAGGCTTTTGCCTTGGCCTATCGGTATTCCGGAGGCCGGATCTAGTGGAGTAAATGGTGGCAGCTAACTGCTGGCCGCTTGGCAGGAATAGACCCGCCATGACTATTGAGATGGTCAACCTTCCTGTCTTTGGTGAAGGAGTTGGGGTTCCCTTCCCCCAGTTTGGCTTTGAGAAGGAGGGTCGGGCTGCTGAGAAGTTGGTAAAGTCCGCTGAGACGGGGGCGCGTGAGATACTCGGTGAAATGTCTGACAAGGAGTATCTGGCACGCCAGGCCCTCGCTGGCACATTGCCCCGGCTTAACAGGGTTTTTGAAGAGTTTGGGATCCACCACGAGGAACATGATGTTCCTGCGAAGGTGCACAAATCCCTGGAGGACAAGGCGAAGAAGGCCACCGCCAAGAACGCGACTGCTGCGGCGGAGGCGAAGAAAATAAAGGGGGCTGGTGCGTGCAAGGTTCAGCAAGAAACAGCCGGCATCCGTCGCGGCACGTGGACATTTAATGAACACTTCAGTGTTAGCAGCGTCAGTATCACAAAATTTTTTAGATAACGGAACAAAGGTCATCGTTTTTGAAGTACCACAAATAACACTTTCGCATTCAGGGGTATTACTGAATTCACTCAAACTCTTACTAGCAATCTAGCATCCTTGATTTGCAACTGATTATGGGTAAACCTTGCACTCCACTGCCACATTATTTACGTACAAAATACCCAACCCGTGTACCGCGCTTTGTCTACACCGTCTGATCAGGCGAGCAGGTGGTCGTGCAGCCACCCCCGCATCGCGTTGAACGCGTTCTCGGCGTCGGCATCATCCTCCACCGACTGCGGCCGGTGCGCGAACCCGTGGCCCCTGCCGGCGTACACCGCCGCCCGGGCGCCTCTCGCGCGCCTCTCCAGCTCCTGCACCATCTCCACGGAGCAGTACGGGTCGCCGTCGCCGCACACGAACAGGACGGGCGCCGCGATACGATCGCCCAGGGACGCGTCCATCGGGCACCCGTAGAAGCAGACCCCCGCGCTGAAGCAGTTGTCATCAGCGTCACGCGCCAGCGTCTCCACGAGGCGCCCGCCGCCGTAGCAGAACCCGACCACGCCCAGCTTCTTGGACACCCCCGCGGCTTTGAACTCGTCCACCAGCCACCGCGTGCACGCGTCGATGTCGCCGGACACCCGCCCCGGGGCATGTCCGGCCAGCCATTGCTGGATGCTGTCGCCGCCGGCGACGAACGGGACGTTCAGCTTCCACGGGTTCCCACGGAACAAGTCGGGAACCAGGACACTGCGGGCATACAGACACCGAGAGATTAGACTTGGATGCAGAAGTGAGTATATATGGCATTGGCGTGGACAAGGTTTAGTACTTGTAGCCATTGCAGGCGACGCGGTAGGCGAAGTCCCGCGTGGCGGAGTCCTCGAAGCCGAAGATGTCGGAGAGCAGGAGGACGCCGGTGCCGTTGTTGTTCTTGACGGCCTTGAAAAGGTACGCGCTGACGCTGTCGTCGCCCTCGCCGATGACGAGGTCCGAGCCGCTCACCAGCTCGCACGCCTCGTCGTCGTCGACGGTGCTGCCCACCACTTCTGCCTGCTGCTGGCTGCAGTGCGGCCGTCCGTACGGCTGCCGAATCCGGGGATGGCCAGCGCAGCACGACTTCAGCTGTATGGGAACTGAAATCGTCACGCCAGAGCGCACACGGCACTAGTGACACTAGCGTTGGTACGACGAACGATTTGCCAAATCAAAATTTCCAATTGTCGCGGAAGCCCGAAGGAGCATGAGCTTGTGCGAGGTACGATGTCCGTCGTGCTATCGGATAACAGAAGCGGAGCACGAGCACGAGCTGGAAAGATAAGAGTGGATAAGCTTGGAGTTTGTGCTGGAGCTGACTTACAGAGGAGGACACAAGTGTTGAGGGGCGTGCGCTCGGCCCGGCGCACCGAAACGAGCAGGCACGGCACTGGGGACGTCTGCTCCTTGGGGACGATGAGCGAGGGAGCGCTGCCGGGCTCGCCGCTGCGACGACAGCCGCGGCCGCGGGCGCCATCGAGAACTCCTGGAGCGGGGACGCGCGCGCGGGGGAGATAGCGCACCAGGCCACCCACATGCTCCGTGTCGCAGCCGCGCCTTAAGATATTTTTTCCCGAGCTGAGTGCTGGCGCGGTTGTTGAGTCCCTGAGTTGTGACTCCCGCGCGCAGCCGCCAGGCGTCGTGGTGTGGTGGTGTTTTCGCGATGCCGCGCCTTAAAATATTTTTTTCCCGAGTTGAGTGCTGGCGCGGTTGTTGAGCCCCTGAGGTGTGCCTCCCGCGCGCGGCCGCCAGGCGTCGTGGTGTGGTGGTGTTTTCGCGATGCCGCGccttaaaatattttttttcccgAGCTGAGTGCTGGCGCGGTTGTTGAGCCCCTGAGGTGTGACTCCCGCGCGCGGCCGCCAGGCGTCGTGGTGTGGTGGTGTTTTCGCGATGCCGCGccttaaaatattttttttcccgAGCTGAGTGCTGGCGCGGTTGTTGAGCCCCTGAGGTGTGACTCCCGCGCGCGGCCGCCAGGCGTCGTGGTGTGGTGGTGTTTTCGCGATGCCGCGCCTTAAGTATATTCCAATTAAGTATATTCCAATTCCTCTAAAATGAAATAATCCAAATGCCCCATAAGAATATTTCTAGGTTAATTTTTGCGCAGTGATGAATATTGAATCATTGAGGTGGGTATTTTATCTGCACGTAGAGATGTAAACAATTTTATTCTCCCTAAGTAACGTGGTAGTAATTTCAGGCATTGAGAATGAATTCGTGTTTGTTTTTGTGGAATACTACGGATAAATGATGTCGTTGATTCTTAGGGGTGGGATATAGTCTAGCCAAAAAAGGACGCGCTTCGTGGCCAACACCATACTTGCACAATGGTGGGCCGCCGAGTTAGCATCCCTACACACCCATACAATTTTGAAATCACAAAAACTCCTGCCTAACTCTGTAATATCAAAGCAAATTCCTCCAACTGAGGACCTTAATCCCTTGCGATTATCAACCATGGACTTCAGGGCGCTACAATCGACCCCCAGGATTACCTTGTCATAGCCGTTCTCCAGCGCTAGCTCAAGCCCCTCTTTTGCCGCCATTGCCTCAGCAGTAAGAGCGTCCGGCACATGATCAAGCCAGCGCGCCGCGCCAGCAAGCACCACTCCATTGCAATCACGAATCACAACCCCACTACTGCCCGTAGCGGTAGTATCATCAAACGCAGCATCTGTGTTCATCTTGATCCACCCCTCGGCCGGCTTCTGTCACTGCTTCTCCCTTCTCGGCTGAGTCGGCTTGACCGGCATTTTAAGCATCGTGGAGATATGCCGCACGGCTGCACTTGCTTCCCAAACCTTCCTACCATGGCGTCTGGCATTCCTTCCTGACCAAGCCCGGAGAAAATATGCACAGAGCAATAGCCCGCCACCTGGTTGGTTTGGAGAAGGAAATATAGATTCAGAAGTTTACATTTCTGTGACTACATAGGAACTCGCTTGCTTGTACATTTGGAAATCGCTATCTATGTATAGTACGACCCAGCCGTAGACTCACATGCATCGTTGTTTGATCAACGGCTACTAGAGTTTGAACCATCTCCGTGGTCCGTGGTTGATGCGCTGATGCCGACTCCAGCCGTACGCGTAAATACTGCAAGGATGTTACAGCCTTACATGCATCCGGCGTAGTATCGTCTATGAGGCTGTGACGCTGCCCATGCCATCACGTACAACTGATATCTTTTTGAAAAAACACGCCACCTATCAGAAGTTCCTCGCAAGAAGAAACATCAGAAGATCTCTTTCCGTGCGTAAGGGAGATAAATAAATTTTGATATGGGCAACGGTAACTCCGAGTATCTTTAGATACCTACTTCACCTACCCATCACCATTATCCTGCAGAAATGACTAACATCCTTTTCGCACTCTCGTACTGCgtagcctgttcgtttgctcgtaaacgatcgtaaattttcagccgggaacaatatttttctctcacaccaaaccagccagcagtaaataatccacgatcgtttacggcctcccgaacaggctgagggCTGCGTGATTCATACGAAATGCGGCTTCATTTCTACATATGATGCTAGAACACGGCACCTATAGTCAAAAGATTAACCAAAGCAACAATCTTGCAGGTCACAACGATGACAAACCCTGGAGACGGGCAAAAATTTGTCACCAACAAACAACACAGCAAAACCGCGTATTAACAAGGAGTACAACCGCAGCAAGCAGGGCATGTCCAGTGAACCCAAACAAGGTGAGTGGTTCGAACACAACATGGTCTGTTGGTCACACAAAACGCAAACAGCATGGCCCAGGTGCAGGGAAAAGATCACTGAAACACAAACAAAATTGACACAAATAGTACAAACATAATACACGGGGGATAACATTGTTCCTGCCATTAGTTCTATGCTAACAACCTGAAGTTAACATTACATTTCTGCACCCAAAAACCTCCTCTCACTATCCCAAAACTCAAAAGGGATCCAGTTGTTCCCTTTCTTTGGCATAACCAAGGAAATAAACCATTAAACCGACACCTTATTGCTGGGACACTAATGACCTCTAATATATGAACTCATCAGGTATATTCACATCTGATCTGATGCTAATCAGAAGGAACCGAACCGAGCGAAACAGACATAAATAAGTATGACTTGCACCTGTTTCTCTTACGCTGAATACTGTGATCTCAAAGGAGCATATCAGACTTGGCAGGCAGTCTCCTGTAGAAGTTGAAAGGAACGGAGGGCATCCTGCTGCGGAACCGGGGATGTCGCAGCAGGTAAAGCATTGCTATCACCATCAAAACCTGGAACGGCGTCACGTACAGCACAATGGCGACCACCAGGGATAAGAAAATGAAGATGGCGGTGGCCCGAGGGTCCCTCCAGCTCAGCAAAGCATGGGCTCTCTCGCCTTGTGTcgccaggtccccaaccacagtCTGCACACGACCTCCGACGCTCCTCAGCCTGTCATAGCGCATTCTGACAATTTCAGGCGGTCTGGAGGAAGGGAATGTGTCAAACTCCTCATCAAGCTCATCAGGGTGTGTCAGCTCAGCATGGGACAGCTTAGTATCCATGTGCGACGGATGCCTTGGCCTGTACCGATAGTTCCACAGCCCGATCATGAACATGTAGAGGAAGATGGTAGGCAGGATGAGCTCCGGGTAGCAGATCAGTATCAGGAACAGCATGTGTACTAGCATTGTTGTGATTGGGTTCCGCCAGCTCCTGATGCCATCGTACCACTTGAGCATTGCCAAAAAACCAAAGAACAGTGAGGTAATCCGATGAAAATTAGCCTTGCTGCGCCGGAGACTAAACATATGCGAGTCCACATCGAGCATGTATTCCACAACCTCCCTGCGCAGCGGGGGCTCAGCACGGCTGAGTCTTGCTGCAACAATCTGCATTGCCTGGTGCCTCAGGTAGTCCAATTGCATCACTGGGATCGGCTGTGTGTAGTGCATCTTTGGAAGCATGGGACGACCATACAGCGCCATCATGTTCACCCAAGCTGTGCAGGTAAACCGCACAGCCAAATGAAGCTCGCCAGTCTTCTTGAGTCCACTTGGATGTAAAACCAGCAAAGGGTAGAAATGCGTGTACACTCTATCCGTCTCCAGTGTAGAGAGCCTGATCCTGACCTTCCCAATCCGCTGATCTGGGCCACCGCCATTCTTGCTCCCAATTTGGCCATTGTCAAACACCACCACTGTGATCACGGTGCAAGGATCAAACACCTCCCAAGTATACTGCTCATTCCATTGTGGATTCAGCTTGTCAAGAATAGTCCTGGTGTGCACCCACTTTGGTCCATATTTGGCCACACAATAGGCGTCTGTGGTGCGTCCATCCTTGGGCTTCATCGGTATCAAGTTCCGCGCACCCAGAACTCCCAGCTCAAGCATCCCAATGCTTGGTTTCCTTGCAGGCTTTGATGATGGCTGCAGATCACTGCTGTAGTAGGTGGACTCGTCAAGAACATGATACCCAAAATCAAGGGACATCCGAATCTGTATCTTGCTTGCGAACTTCACTTCCTTCCTCTCAGGATCATCGGAGGGGCGCATGAGGCTGTACCACCGCGGCTCCACGGGCTTGCCGAAGTGGTCGTGCCGCGGCATTGCTGCTGCGAGGGGCAGCACAATGCGGCCGAGCATCTCGTCGCGGCCCGGCGCGACGCGGTCCTCGACGGTGACGACGAGCGGCTCGTCGAAGGGCTCCGACGCGACGAACATGAACTCCTCGTTCCAAATCGGGTTGGGCGTCCCCGGCGGCGCGCCGGGGCGCGTGCGGCGCACCTGGCCGGCGAGCTGCAGCTTGACGCAGGCACTCATCGGGCGCGAGGTGTCGTGCGGGATGAGGTCCTGCGCGCCGATAGCCGCGACGTGGAGGTACACGAGCTTGGGCGAGAAGTATACCTTGGCACGCGTGGACGCGACGGCCGCGGGGCCCGCGGCGGCGTGCGCGTCGGAGTGCCAGGCGTCCGGGAACGCCTCGTCGGCCTGGGTCCCCAGCCAGACGGAGAGCATGATCTCCCCGTGGGGCAGCTTGTCGCCGCGCTTGGTCTCGAGGCGGTACCACTGCGGCGCGAGCGGCGAGTCCGGGGGCACCCGGACGGGCACCTCGGCGAGGTCGAAGACGACGCGGCCGACGAGGTCGTCGCCGGCGAGATCCTTGGCCTTGAGGAAGACCTCGAGCAGATGGGACTGGAGGTGCGTGGCGGAGAAGGCGAAGATCTGCTGCCAGGACGGGTTGTGGCTGGCCGCCTTGACAGCCGTGGTGCCCTTGAAGTTGCCGAGCTTGACCTCGACGAAGGGGTCGATGGCGCCCGTGGCGGACACCGCGGGGAGGTCCCGCGCCTTGACGACGTGCACGTAGAGAAACCGCATCGGCTCGACGAGGTCGTAGGTGGATGCGATCTTGCCCGCGCCagaggccgcggcggcggcggccgccgaggGGTGGAGGCCCGGGATGTTGAA harbors:
- the LOC136517595 gene encoding uncharacterized protein — encoded protein: MWVAWCAISPARASPLQEFSMAPAAAAVVAAASPAALPRSSSPRSRRPQCRACSFRCAGPSARPSTLVSSSLKSCCAGHPRIRQPYGRPHCSQQQAEVVGSTVDDDEACELVSGSDLVIGEGDDSVSAYLFKAVKNNNGTGVLLLSDIFGFEDSATRDFAYRVACNGYNVLVPDLFRGNPWKLNVPFVAGGDSIQQWLAGHAPGRVSGDIDACTRWLVDEFKAAGVSKKLGVVGFCYGGGRLVETLARDADDNCFSAGVCFYGCPMDASLGDRIAAPVLFVCGDGDPYCSVEMVQELERRARGARAAVYAGRGHGFAHRPQSVEDDADAENAFNAMRGWLHDHLLA
- the LOC136518414 gene encoding FT-interacting protein 3-like yields the protein MKGAMPPRPFMVPGPGGPMLPPQQQFGLVETRPPLAAVLRPRFNIPGLHPSAAAAAAASGAGKIASTYDLVEPMRFLYVHVVKARDLPAVSATGAIDPFVEVKLGNFKGTTAVKAASHNPSWQQIFAFSATHLQSHLLEVFLKAKDLAGDDLVGRVVFDLAEVPVRVPPDSPLAPQWYRLETKRGDKLPHGEIMLSVWLGTQADEAFPDAWHSDAHAAAGPAAVASTRAKVYFSPKLVYLHVAAIGAQDLIPHDTSRPMSACVKLQLAGQVRRTRPGAPPGTPNPIWNEEFMFVASEPFDEPLVVTVEDRVAPGRDEMLGRIVLPLAAAMPRHDHFGKPVEPRWYSLMRPSDDPERKEVKFASKIQIRMSLDFGYHVLDESTYYSSDLQPSSKPARKPSIGMLELGVLGARNLIPMKPKDGRTTDAYCVAKYGPKWVHTRTILDKLNPQWNEQYTWEVFDPCTVITVVVFDNGQIGSKNGGGPDQRIGKVRIRLSTLETDRVYTHFYPLLVLHPSGLKKTGELHLAVRFTCTAWVNMMALYGRPMLPKMHYTQPIPVMQLDYLRHQAMQIVAARLSRAEPPLRREVVEYMLDVDSHMFSLRRSKANFHRITSLFFGFLAMLKWYDGIRSWRNPITTMLVHMLFLILICYPELILPTIFLYMFMIGLWNYRYRPRHPSHMDTKLSHAELTHPDELDEEFDTFPSSRPPEIVRMRYDRLRSVGGRVQTVVGDLATQGERAHALLSWRDPRATAIFIFLSLVVAIVLYVTPFQVLMVIAMLYLLRHPRFRSRMPSVPFNFYRRLPAKSDMLL